In Cryptomeria japonica chromosome 10, Sugi_1.0, whole genome shotgun sequence, a genomic segment contains:
- the LOC131075858 gene encoding ninja-family protein mc410, giving the protein MWDCRDHVLMMAQKVDSENRSSFYQGDAATSLAFSKDLLQRLMMDKEEESGDEVELNLGLSLGGCHVKAKKEKAVSVNLHLDLHRKDLNCEGSVGLGRDEYGHGDFRLQRPDMDDGSVGYGFGLRQEKMSRIHDPPRPTSQQQQQEMFTSQQQQDMLEQQRKRELHALRRQEARKKREEKQLHKARREAAGGMRPIQPNKAGKNENGVVPLASPYAAHFPMRGGSTVLSAMTRGGSISSEEDKKLLGAQMSSIREKHRAGKESDSCRSDRKEKVSKASDQGDLSIEDKSSRTSHETDNMVSSSNGGGDPPSKNEVSGPERSLPASQAAYPVMPMSYPFPMLAGNSHCMPMHLGYTYPYIMPFWPATSTGAPESLKSTISNPPLPPNVLQPIPTRAFPPFQMPVSGTSQTSWFADPQKCTGTGPTHSSHASGASSGRSSSAVSENEPRSPREECSNDSKSQSSASSAMETLQRVSSPSKTLDQTVASSEVSSASQVEPPRCPEVVAQEKVPSNAAVQSALATSTTTTMAENQITEASSSSKASQQGCSSTPQVNNTDYAITSSNDQAHQGQPSSPSKTCKDNKAHNGQSLFANMPCVSTTGEDGKTINGFLYSYRGGEVSIVCVCHGTLLSPAEFVQHAGRTDVSHPERHIVVNTSLCAVQDGPAMG; this is encoded by the exons ATGTGGGATTGTAGGGACCATGTTTTGATGATGGCCCAGAAGGTGGATTCCGAGAATAGGAGTAGTTTTTATCAGGGTGATGCTGCAACTTCTCTTGCtttttctaaagatttgttgcagaGGTTGATGATGGATAAGGAGGAGGAGAGTGGGGATGAGGTGGAGTTGAATTTGGGCTTGTCTTTAGGAGGTTGTCATGTCaaggcaaagaaggagaaggcgGTGTCTGTAAATTTGCATCTTGATCTGCATAGGAAGGATTTGAATTGTGAGGGTAGTGTAGGGTTGGGAAGAGATGAGTATGGTCATGGTGATTTTAGGTTGCAGAGACCTGATATGGATGATGGTAGTGTTGGATATGGTTTCGGATTGAGGCAGGAAAAGATGTCTAGGATCCATGATCCTCCGAGACCCACATCACAGCAGCAGCAGCAAGAGATGTTTACATCACAACAGCAGCAGGATATGCTGGAACAGCAGAGGAAGAGAGAACTACATGCATTGAGGAGGCAGGAGGCCAGGAAGAAGAGGGAGGAAAAGCAGCTGCACAAGGCTAGGAGAGAAGCAGCAGGAGGGATGAGGCCCATTCAGCCAAACAAGGCGGGGAAAAATGAAAATGGGGTTGTTCCCTTGGCTTCACCCTATGCTGCCCACTTTCCCATGAGAGGAGGCAGCACTGTTTTAAGTGCTATGACTAGAGGTGGAAGTATTTCTAGCGAGGAAGACAAGAAGTTGCTTGGGGCCCAAATGTCTTCTATCAGGGAAAAACACAGGGCGGGTAAGGAGAGTGATTCCTGTAGATCTGACAGGAAAGAGAAGGTTTCTAAGGCATCTGATCAAGGGGACCTTTCAATCGAGGACAAGAGTTCAAGGACATCTCATGAAACTGACAACATGGTATCCAGCTCCAATGGGGGAGGAGACCCCCCTAGCAAGAATGAAGTCTCGGGTCCAGAGAGAAGTTTACCTGCTTCACAAGCAGCTTATCCTGTTATGCCCATGTCTTATCCATTCCCAATGCTTGCAGGAAATTCCCACTGCATGCCTATGCACCTGGGTTATACTTACCCATACATTATGCCCTTCTGGCCTGCTACCTCAACCGGTGCACCTGAATCCTTAAAAAGTACTATTTCCAATCCTCCATTGCCTCCTAATGTTCTTCAGCCTATTCCTACTCGTGCATTTCCTCCCTTTCAAATGCCCGTTTCAGGGACGTCACAAACAAGTTGGTTTGCAGACCCACAAAAATGTACGGGAACAGGGCCTACACATTCTTCTCATGCATCAGGAGCATCGTCTGGAAGGAGCTCATCGGCAGTTTCAGAGAATGAGCCCAGGTCTCCCCGAG AGGAGTGTAGTAATGATTCAAAGAGTCAATCGAGCGCCTCTTCTGCCATGGAAACATTGCAGAGAGTTTCTTCTCCCAGCAAAACTCTGGATCAAACTGTGGCATCATCAGAAGTTAGTTCTGCCAGCCAAGTAGAACCTCCAAGATGCCCAGAGGTAGTGGCACAAGAGAAAGTTCCTTCCAATGCAGCAGTTCAGTCTGCTTTGGCAACTTCAACTACAACTACCATGGCTGAAAATCAAATTACAGAAGCCTCATCATCTTCCAAGGCTTCACAACAGGGATGCTCTTCAACTCCACAAGTAAACAACACTGACTATGCTATAACTTCCTCAAACGATCAAGCTCATCAAGGGCAGCCCTCATCACCCTCTAAAACTTGCAAGGATAATAAGGCCCATAATGGTCAGTCCTTGTTTGCCAATATGCCCTGTGTTTCAACCACTGGTGAGGATGGCAAAACAATCAATGGATTCCTCTACAGTTATAGAGGAGGTGAAGTCAGTATTGTATGCGTGTGCCATGGCACATTGTTGTCCCCTGCAGAATTTGTGCAGCATGCAGGTCGTACAGATGTTTCACATCCTGAAAGACACATAGTTGTCAACACATCTCTATGTGCAGTGCAAGATGGACCAGCAATGGGCTAA